A part of Bubalus bubalis isolate 160015118507 breed Murrah chromosome 6, NDDB_SH_1, whole genome shotgun sequence genomic DNA contains:
- the PHF11 gene encoding LOW QUALITY PROTEIN: PHD finger protein 11 (The sequence of the model RefSeq protein was modified relative to this genomic sequence to represent the inferred CDS: inserted 6 bases in 4 codons; substituted 2 bases at 2 genomic stop codons): MGSQGENHGARATQDTVQLPTSVFQVAERLQERICALCPKVLKCSVLYFAQSENIAAHENCLLYSLAVVESEDHDPYNNDRNFDVESVKKEIKIGRKLKCMLCEKTGATVGCDLKSCFKNYHFFCAKNDHTVLQADGPKGIYXVFCQQHADPQNDLPSVKPXSGVFPSHYSERTRPRQAYFSGVKTKRKEETSLNRQSCTATXRMALKKEMDGRHTGAIVDAAFLKKCKXAGLLDALLEEILDKLHLKERLMDETTSESDCEEIGXSLFDWRLFEDTLANFQAAIENQIRESEERWRQLMEEIELPQDLXTLYSQLQSSSTLDSSLSS; encoded by the exons ATGGGATCTCAGGGTGAGAATCACGGAG CACGGGCCACGCAGGACACAGTCCAGCTCCCAACCAGTGTCTTCCAGGTTGCAGAAAGGTTGCAAGAAAGGATTTGTGCACTCTGCCCCAAAGTCCTCAAGTGTAGTGTCCTGTACTTTGCACAATCAGAGAATATAGCTGCTCATGAAAACTGTTTGCTGTATTCCTTGGCAGTTGTGGAAAGTGAGGACCATGACCCATATAATAATGATAGAAATTTTGATGTGGAAtcagtaaagaaagaaatcaagataGGAAGGAAGTTGAAATGCATGCTTTGTGAGAAAACAGGAGCCACAGTGGGATGTGACTTAAAATCCTGTTTCAAGAATTACCATTTTTTTTGTGCCAAGAATGACCACACAGTTCTACAAGCTGATGGACCTAAAGGAATTTA AGTGTTTTGCCAGCAACATGCTGACCCTCAAAATGATCTACCATCAGTAAAGC TGTCTGGTGTCTTCCCTTCTCACTACAGTGAGCGGACCAGACCAAGACAAGCCTATTTTTCAGGagtgaaaacaaagaggaaggaggaaaccTCTCTCAACAGGCAGTCCTGTACAGCCACCTGAAGAAtggccctgaagaaggaaatggacgGCAGACACACAGGCGCAATTGTGGACGCTGCTTTTCTTAAGAAATGTAAATAAGCAGGACTTCTTGACGCTTTACTTGAAGAAATATTAGACAAACTTCATTTGAAGGAAAGACTCATGGATGAGACTACTTCAGAATCAGACTGTGAAGAAATTG CTTCACTTTTTGACTGGAGATTGTTTGAAGACACACTTGCAAATTTTCAAGCAGCAATAGAGAATCAAATTCGTGAATCTGAAGAGAGGTGGCGGCAGCTGATGGAAGAGATTGAGCTACCTCAGGACTT AACCTTGTACTCCCAGCTTCAGTCAAGTTCCACTTTAgattcttctctgtcttcttaa